The Zonotrichia albicollis isolate bZonAlb1 chromosome 9, bZonAlb1.hap1, whole genome shotgun sequence genome has a window encoding:
- the CFAP410 gene encoding cilia- and flagella-associated protein 410, whose translation MRLSRAAVLAQAKAAALDGVRRLNCWGSHLTDISICRDLPNIEVITFSVNGISDLEPLHQCQNLSELYLRRNNIRSLDELFYLKTLPRLRVLWLAENPCCGPDPHRYRMTVLRNLPCLQKLDNQAVTEEELSQALVDGVEITAPPARSPVENGWSSTAGATTEPQSQLLSCCLEDTSKTQDELDTKLVPRDKYSSFSTQETDCSCKKSNNVLDAILLLMKELDAEELEIIQQTVARRLQALQKKELQEE comes from the exons atgAGGCTGAGCCGGGCGGCCGTGCTGGCGCAGGCCAAGGCGGCCGCGCTCGACGGCGTCCGCCGCCTCAACTGCTG GGGCAGCCACCTGACGGAT ATATCAATATGCCGGGATTTGCCCAACATCGAGGTGATCACGTTCAG TGTGAACGGCATCTCGGACCTCGAGCCACTGCACCAATGCCAGAACCTGAGCGAGCTCTACCTGAGGAGGAACAACATCAGGAGCCTGGATGAGCTCTTCTACCTGAAGACGCTGCCGCGGCTGCGGGTGCTGTGGCTGGCAGAGAACCCCTGCTGCGGGCCCGACCCGCACCGCTACCGCATGACCGTGCTGCGCaacctgccctgcctgcagaaaCTCGACAATCAGG CTGTGACAGAGGAGGAGCTGTCGCAGGCGCTGGTGGATGGCGTGGAGATCACGGCGCcgccggcccgcagccccgtGGAGAACGGCTGGTCCAGCACCGCTGGAGCCACCacggagccccagagccagctgctcagctgctgcctggaggaCACCAG caaaactCAGGATGAGCTTGATACAAAGCTTGTTCCCAGGGATAAATACTCCTCCTTTTCCACTCAAGAGACAGACTGCAGCTGCAAGAAGAGT AACAACGTCCTGGATGCCATCCTGCTTCTCATGAAGGAACTGGACGCAGAGGAGCTGGAGATCATCCAGCAGACGGTGGCCAGGAGGCTCCAGGCCTTGCAgaagaaggagctgcaggaggagtgA